GCCCGGAAAGCTGGCCCAATAGGGCTTCAGCACCTCAACCAGCTGGCCGGCATGGAAGGCGCCGCGCATGGATTCGCGCCAGCCGGTAATCAGACCGACGCCATCAAGGGCCGCGCGCATGGCCGTGTCGCCATGATTGACGGTCAGCGGTCCGCTCACGGCACGTTCGCACAGTTTGCCGTCGATATTGAATTCCCATTTGTAGACGGCGCCGCTGCTGCTCATGCGGTAGTTGATGCATTGATGATGCTCCAACTCATCAGGGTGTTGTGGAACGCCATGTGCCTGGAGGTAGGCGGGGGACGCGCCAAAGCTCATGGTCAGGTCCTGCGTGAGCGGCATGGCCACCATATCGCCCTCCAGCGATTCGCCATTGCGTATGCCAATGTCGAAGCCTTCGCGCACGATGTCCACAAAGCCATCGTCATAGACCAGCTCGACATGAATGTGCGGATGGTGTGCAAAGAATTCTGCGAGCATGGGTTCGACCAGCACCTTGCCTGCAGGGTGGGAGATGGTAAGGCGCAAGGTGCCGCCTTCTACGCCGGCCTGGAGTTGAAGGTCCTCGGTCGCCTCGCGCAGGTTGGCGAGAGCCGGTGAGATGCGCTCCAGATAGATTCTTCCTGCCTCCGTCAGATTGACGCTGCGCGTTGTCCGATCGAACAAGCGCACATCCAGGCGGGTTTCCAGCTTTTTGATGGTTTGGGACAGGGCGGCAGGCGTGACTCCGATGGCATGGGCTGCATAGGTCAGGCTGCGATGCTGGGCCACCTGCTCAAAGGCTGCCAGATAGGCAAGTATTTCGGGCTTCATGCCATCTATTTTTAAGTAAAGCTTAATAACATAGATAGATTGCTTGGCTTTTTCTTTTGCATTGACTGACGCACACTGCCTCTGCTTCGCGCGACTCCCACAAGCTCGCGCGGTAGCTTCCGTGTTGAAAAGCAAGAAAGAAAGCACCCCATGCCTGTCAAATTCACTCTCAACGGCAAGCCAGTATCGGCCGATGTGGATCCTTCAACGCCCATCCTCTGGACCTTGCGTGACACGCTGGGCATGACCGGGACCAAGTTTGGTTGCGGCATGGCCATGTGCGGCGCTTGCACCGTGCATCTGAACGGCCAGGCCATACGATCGTGCATCACGCCCGTCTCGGCGGCGCAGGGGCAGAAGGTCACCACCATCGAAGCGCAGGCCGCAGACAAGGTGGGCAAGGCTGTTGAGGATGCATGGGTGCGCCACGACGTGGCTCAATGCGGCTATTGCCAAAGTGGGCAGATCATGAGTGCCACCGCGCTGCTCAGCAGCAATCGCCGACCCAGCGATGCTGATATCGATGCTGCCATGGCGGGCAATATCTGCCGCTGCGGAACCTATGCACGCATCCGTGCAGCCATCCACGATGCGGCCAAAGACCTGTCGGCCTGAAGAATAAGGAGTACATCCCATGCCTATTCCTCAGCATTTTTTTGCAGATCTGCCCAAAGGTCTGCGCGCGCTCGCAGCTGACACGCTGGATACTGGCTCGAAGCTTGAGCGGCGCGAGTTTCTCAAGTTGGCGACGGCCTCGGGTTTTGCGCTGGGCATATTCCCCGCCGCTGCAACGGCCCAGACGAGGGGCGATGAGCAGGTTGCTGCCAGCGCGCTCAAACCCACCCAGCAGCCCTCGGCTTTCGTGAAGATCGGTCGTGATGGTGTGGTGACGATCACGATCAACCGACTGGAATTTGGCCAGGGTGTGCAAACCGGCCTGCCCATGGTGCTGGCCGAAGAGCTGGACGCCGACTGGTCCAAGGTGCAGGGCGTGCACGGCAATGCCGATCCCGCCTATGTGGACCCGGTCATGGGGATGCACTTGACGGGCGGCTCCACCGCCATCAAGAACTCCTATGTCCAGTACCGGGAGCTGGGCGCGCGCACCCGCGCCATGCTGCTTGCCACGGCGGCCAGGCGTTGGGGCGTGGACCCACAGTCCTTGCGCACGCAGGCAGGGCAGGTGATCGGCCCCAAGGGCAGGAAACTGGGCTACGGCGAGCTGGCCGATGAAGCCATGAAGATGCCGGTCCCGCAGCAGGTGGTGCTCAAGGACGCCAAGGACTTTCGCATCATCGGCCGAGCCACGGGACGGCTCGATGCACGCGCCAAGTCCAGCGGCAGGCAGTCCTACGGCATTGACATGCATCTGCCTGGAATGCTGACTGCGGTGGTGGCGCATCCGCCGGTGTATGGCAGCAAGATCCAGTCGGTGGACGATGCGGCAGCCAAGGCCATCAAGGGCGTGCGCGCGGTACTGCGTGTGCCCAGCGTGTGGGGCGGCGAGCTGGTTGCGGTGCTGGCCGATGGCTACTGGCCTGCCAAGCAAGGACGCGATGCCTTGAAAGTCCAGTGGGACAGCAGCGCTGTAGGCAAAGTCGATTCGGTGCAGCAACTGGCCCAGTATCGTGAACTTGCCAAGCGGCCGGGCGCGCCGAAGTTTGATGCCGATGTTTCGGCGCTGGGCGGCGCAGCGCACAAAATCAGCGCTGAATATGTGTTTCCCTATCTTGCCCACACTCCGATGGAGCCGCTGAACTGCACGGTACGTGTGACAGGAGCCGGAAAGGACGCCAGGGTCGAGCTTTGGCTGGGTACGCAGGCTCCGGGCTGGGAAGTGGCAACGGCTGCGCGCGTGCTCGGCGTGACCCCTCAGAATGTCCGCGTCAATGTGCAGATGGCGGGCGGTGGCTTCGGACGCCGTGCCAATCCGCGCAGCGACTATGTGGCCGAAGCCTGCGAGATTGCCAAGGCCGCCCGAGCTTCTGGTATCGACGCGCCGGTGCGCATGATCTGGAGCCGCGAGGACGATGTCAAGGGAGGCTATTACAGGCCCATGCATGTACATCGTGCCGAGATAGGTTTTGACGAGAAGGGGCGGGTGCTTGCCTGGGACCATGTGATCGTGGGCCAGTCGCTTGCCAAGGGCACGGCGTTTGAAGGTTTCATGCTCAAGAACGGCGTGGATACCACCACGGTTGAAGGCATGAAGGAGCCCTATGACCTGCCGATGCGACTGTCGGTTCATCATCCCGAGCTCAATGCACCGGTGCTTTGGTGGCGTAGCGTGGGATCTACCCACACTGCCTATGTGATGGAGACCCTGATTGACGAGATTGCCCGGGCCGTCAAAAAGGATCCTGTCGCGTATAGGCTGGAGCAGTTTGGCGAGCGCCATCCGCGCCATAAGGCTGCACTGCAGCTGGCGGTGGAAAAGTCGGGCTACGGAAAGCGGCAGCTGGCCGAGGGCAGGGCCTGGGGTGTGGCCGTGCATCAGTCTTTCGACTCGGTGGTCGCCTATGTGGTGGAGGCATCCGTGACTGAGGGCGCTCCCAAGCTGCATGCAGTCACCGCAGGCGTGCACTGCAATCTTGCGGTCAACCCTCGCAGCGTGGAGGCGCAGGTGCAAGGCGGAGCCTTGATGGGCCTTGGCATGTGCTTGCCCGGCGCTGCGATCACATTCAAGGATGGTCAGGTGGAGCAGGGCAATTTCAATGACTACACCGTGGCCCGCTTGACGGACATGCCTGCGATCACGGTGCATATTGTGCCCAGTGCCGATGCCCCAACCGGCATGGGTGAGCCAGGTGTGCCGCCGCTGGCGCCGGCCTTTGCCAATGCCATTGCCAGGCTGAGCGGCCATACACCGCGCGAGCTTCCATTTCCCAAGGCCTAGGAGCGTCAGGGCAAGGACCGGCATCACTCAAAAAGCTCTCGCTGAGAGGATGTCAGGGTGGTGAAGTCCTCGCCCAGAGGAAACAGGATCGAGTCGGCGATCGGCTTGATCTGTTTCGCCAGATAGTGCTCGTAGTCGATGCGCGAGCGGCGGATTTCCAGGGGCTCGGGGCCATTTTTGGTCATGAGGTACTGGATCCAGCCGCCGTTCTGGTATTGCCGGGGCCTGCCCATGCGGTCGTTGTACTCATCCGCGATGCGAGCGGCACGCACCTGCGGCGGCACGTTGCTCACATAGGCATCCAGGCGGTGTCGCAGGCGTTTGCGGTAGATGAGCAGCTCATCCTTCCTGCCCGCCAGCGTCGCCTGGGCGTACTCGATGACGAACTCGCGGTAAGGAGCGCCCTGGAAGACGCGGGAGAGCAAGCCCTCCTGGAACTGTCTTGCCAGCAGCGTCCAGTCGCTGCGTGCCATCTCCAGGCCCCGATAGATCATCGTCTCTTTGCCGTCCAGGTCGATGCTCAGGCCGGCGTAGCGCTTCTTGCTGCCAATGTCCGAGCCCCGGATGGTGGGCATGAAGAACTTCTTGTAGTGCGTGTCGAACTCGATTTCGAGAAAACTCTCAAGGTCCTGTTCCTGCCGCAAGGTTTGCGTCCACCAGGCGTTGATGTCTCTGGCCAGCTCCGCCGCGACGGCGTGTGCCTCCTCGTTGCTATGGGTGCGCTTGAGCCAGATGAAGATGGAGTCCGTGTCCCCGTAGATGACTTCGTATCCGCGTTGCTCGACCAGATCCCGGGTGAGCTTCACCATCTCATGGCCGCGCAAGGTAATGGCCGAAATCAGCTTGGGATTGAAGAAGCGGCACTCCGAAGCGCCCAGCACTCCCGCGAACGAATTCATCACCAGCTTGAGGGCCTGGGACAAGGGCTCGTTCTTGGCGCGTTTGGCCTCATCGCGGGCTCGCCACAGCCGGGTCACGATTTCCGGCAGAGCATGCTTCTCGCGCGAGAAGCGCGTGCTCAAGGGGCCCTTGATGAGTCCTTGGGAATCGCGGGCATGCAAGCCTTCGGTCAGGCCCACAGGATCCACGAGAAAGGTTCGGATGATGGAGGGATAGAGGCTTTTGTAGTCCAGAACCACCACGGAGTCGTAGAAGCCGGGCTTGGAGTCCAGCACATAGCCGCCCGGGGAGGACTTGCCCTGGATATCGCCCACATTGGGGGCCACGTAGCCCAGGCGATGCATGCGCGGCAGATAGTGGTGGCTGAACGAGGCGATGGAGCCGCCGAAGTGATCGAGCTGCAGGCCTGTGGCGTGGGCTCGCTCCATGGCAAACTGCAGCAGCTTCGCCTTTTCGAAGATGCGCAGAACCAGTTCGCAGTCGCGCAGGTTGTAGCTGGCGAGCGCAGGCTTGTCCTGCTGGTAGCGCCGCTCTATCTCGGCCATCTTGTCGTACTCGTCTCCGATCTCCTTTCCTTCGCCCAGGAGCTCCTGCGAGACGTTCTCGAGGCTGAAGGAGGAAAAGCTCCAGACGGCGGCCCTGAGGGCCTCGATGCCGTCGATCACCGCGCGGCCCGGCATGGGAGCGAAAAGATAGCCTTGCTTGCCTGGGTGGGTGCGCCACGCGATGGGCGTTCGTTCACGCCCCGGCAGCAAAGGGATTCCGCAGTCGTCCGCCGTCTTTTGCAATACGCGCAGGTCGAACTGAATGACGTTCCAGCCAACGATGACATCCGGGTCGTTGCGCGCAAACCAGTCATTGAGCTGCTTGATCATCTCCTGGCGGCTGGAGCAATACACCAGTGCAAAGCCCGTCGTCGGCTCAGGCTCGGAAGAGGGCTGCCCGAGCATGAACACCACGCGCTCGGCCATGCCGTCCAGTGCGATCGAATACAGATCCTGGTGCTGGCTTGTCTCGATGTCCAGCGACACCACTTTGAGTGTCGGCCTGAAATCCGGTGCGGGAACCAGCCTGCAGTCCAGCAGCGCGGCATTTTTTTCTGTGCGGCCACCCTGCACAGTGACGCCTGCAGTGATGAAGCGCTCCATCAAATAGCGTTCATGTGGCCGGACATCGGCCTCCAGAAGAGGAATGTCTTTTTGCTGGAGAGTGCGTTCAAGCCGCCGCAATTGGCGGAAGTTTTTCGCATAGATACCCAGTACCGGCTCTTGCTGAAAACTTCTCAGCGAGAGGTCCCGCAGCTCGACTCCCGGCAGGGTTGAAAGCTGTGCATCCACCGCGGCTCTGTGCCGGGACTCGACGAAAGCCACTGAAGTCTGGGCGGTCAAAAGCACCTTCAGTGGGCCGTCATCCGTGGCCAGCCAGTATTCAAACTCGGCGCCCGCCGGCGTATCCCGCCAATTGCGGGTAAGAATGAATCCCTGGCGTTCTGGAGATGACACGAAAGATGAAGTAAGGCGAGTGTGACTGCCTTGAACCGGAGTTCAAGGCCCTGATCGGGTGCGGCGGCATGAGCTTGCTGGGCCAGTCATCTGTTTTACAGAGGCACCGGCGAAATGATACTCAGCAATCAGGGTCAGGTCTTGCAACAGAGCTGCGTTGGCCGCTGCAATTCGGACAAGTCGTTCTGTCTGAGAAGCCGACAGACCCCGAAGCCACCGAATCATGCATCCATGCATGGTCGGCAGGTATCCGGAAACCGGCTTCATCCGGAGTTTAGGAACGTCGTTAATCCATATGCTCATCCAGGTCCAGCAGGGTGGCGGCCAGCACCTGGGTGCCGGCCAGGACCTGACCGGGGGAAGCCCACTCCACAGCGCTATGGCTGCGTCCTTCAAGACAGGGGATGAAGATCATCCCCGAGTGCCCCGCATGGGCAAGGTACATGGCATCGTGGCCGGCTCCGCTCGGCATGCGCCGACAGCCCAGCCCCAGCCGTCGCGCAGCTCGCTCCACGGCAGCCGTAATCTGCGGCGCGCAGGGGACAGGGTCCACGTGGGTGCGAGGCTCCACCCTCCAGTGCACGCCCAGTCGCTCGATAGCCGGGCCGCAGCGCCGCGCCAGTATTTCCCAGAACTCCTGCAGCAAGGGGGCATGGTTGCTGCGCACTTCCAGCATCATGTCCACCTGGCCAGGCACGGTATTGCTGGCGTTGGGCGAGACGTTCAAGCGACCTACCGTGGCAACCACATAGTGAGTGGTGCTGCGGCTCCACTGCAATGCCAGGCGCTGGGCCTGGCGAATCACTATGGCCGCTGCCACAAGAGCATCGCCGCGTTCGTGCATGGGCGTGGTCCCCGCATGGTCGGGCCGACCGTCGAAGTACAACTGGGCACGGCGTATGCCCACGATGTCGGTCACGGCGCCTATGGCCAGGCCTTCACGTTCCAGCATGGGTCCCTGTTCAATGTGCAGTTCTACAAAGGCGGCAAAGCCTTGCTGGCGGCGGTCGGCTTCGGACAGCTCCTCAGGGCGGGCACCCAGGCGCTGCAGGGCCTGGCCCAGGGTGTCGCCCTGGCCGTCACTGGCAGCGAGCATGTCTGCGCTGAGCTGGCCGGCCATGGCGCGGCTGCCGACACAGGAGATTCCGTAGTCACTGGGCTCTTCGCAGAGGAAGTCGATCACCTCGAAGGGGTGCTTCAGCGTGATGTCCGCCTCCTGCAGTGCATGCGCCACTTCAAGGCCCGCCAGCACACCCAGAATGCCGTCGAAGCGTCCACCGGCGTTCACGGTGTCGGTGTGCGAGCCCGTGGCCAGGGGCTTCAGGTCGTCGCTCCGACCGGGGCGGCGACCGATGAGGTTGCCGGCCGCATCCAGGCGAACCTGCAGGCCAGCGGCTTCGAGCTCTTCACGTAGCCAGGCACGTGCGGCCTGGTACTCCGGACTGAAGGCGCGGCGGGTCCAGGGCATATCAGGGCGGGTGAATCTGGCAAGGTCTTCGAGCCGGCGCCACAGGCGGTCGCCGTCAATTGGTGGCAAAGCCAGGGCAAGCCGAGGGGAGGAGGTGGAAGCGTTCTGCATGGAGTAATCTTCGCCCGAGATTTACCAACAAGGAATCTTTTGATGCTTATGCAAGGTATTAGTGAAACTTTGGCTAATGCCCCTGCTTTGACGCTGCTCAGAAGCTTTTGTCTGGTCGTTCAGGAGCGCAGCTTTTCGCAGGCGGCAGAGCTGTTGCAGCTGTCCCAGCCGGCGGTCAGCCTGCAAGTGCGGCAACTGGAGCGTCAACTCGGTACACGTCTCATCGAACGCGTGGGGCGGCGTGCTGTACCGACGGCGGCGGGTCAGACCTTGCTTGAGCAGCTGCCTGCCGTGACCGTGGCGCTGGAGGGACTGGCACATGCGCTGAGTGCGCATGCGCGAGAGGTCAGCGGGCAGGTGCGTATAGGCACGGGCCTGACGGTGTGTCTCTATCTGCTTCCCGCCGTGCTGCGCCAGATACGGGCCAGCCATCCAGGCATCGATATCGTGGTGGTCACGGGCAATACCGAGGAGTGCGTAAAGCGCGTGGAGGACAACAGCCTGGATCTTGCCCTGGTCACCTTGCCGGTCAGTCGCCGGGCCTTGCTGGCCACACCTGTGCTGCAGGATGACCTGGTAGCCGTAGCTCGCCCGGAGATGCTGATGTCGAGTGATGCGGTTGCTGCGCGGGAGTTGAGGTCCCTGCCTCAGCTCGCCCTGCAGAAGTCAGCCAGCACGCGCGGGGTGGTCGATGCCTGGCTGCGCCGTGCTGGCGAACTCCCGCATCCTCAGATGGAGCTGGACAGTGTCGAAGCGCTCAAGGAGATGGCAGCCATAGGTCTGGGTTATGCCGTGATTCCGCGCATGGCCATGCAGGGTCGGGGAGCTCGCGATGACCTGGTGTCACGCCCTCTGACGCCCAGATTGCAACGAACACTGGCGATGGTGTTGCGCAAGGACAAGCCGCTGAGTCGTCCCCTGTCCATGGTGTGCCAGAGTATTCAGGAGCATTGTGCGCAGTGGCTGAAGCAAGCCAAGACGTGTGGCTAGCTCAAGCGGCACCACAATGGTCGAGTCTGCCCTGGCTGCAAAAGCGTGGCCGAGTGCGGATCTGCGCTGTCGCGCCTGCATGGATGCCGTCGATTCGGTAGCGAGTCATGACCCATGGACGGGGTTCAAGCGCCGGGCAGCCACATGCGTGCCTTGAGGTTCTCGAATACCTGGCGTGTGATCGGATTGACTACATGGCTGCGTATATAGAGCTTGTAGACCAGATCCGGCAGCGGTGGCATGCCGTCGCCACTGCCTAGTACGCGCAGTCCGGGGTCCAGTTGTTCCACTCCGCGTGCGGTGACTCCCAGATCGGCGCGCAAGGCTGCGCGTATGCCCACCAGGCTGGTACAGGTATGGCGCGGTGTCCAGCCGATATCGGCGGCATCCAGTGCATCGCAGGCCAGGCGGCGAAAAATGCTGGGCCCGCTCGCCAGTACCAGCGGCACCGGCTTTCCGGGATCGTGCACATAGTTCGCGCCACACAACCAGACCGTGGGGCTGGAGCGGAGTGCGAAGCTCTCGAATGTGGTGTCGTCGCGATTGGAGATCACCAGATCCAGTTCCCCTTGCTTCAGGGACTCCATCAGGAAGGGACTGCGTTCCATGTGGATGTCAATCTGCACACCGGGAAACT
This DNA window, taken from Comamonas testosteroni TK102, encodes the following:
- a CDS encoding LysR family transcriptional regulator; translated protein: MKPEILAYLAAFEQVAQHRSLTYAAHAIGVTPAALSQTIKKLETRLDVRLFDRTTRSVNLTEAGRIYLERISPALANLREATEDLQLQAGVEGGTLRLTISHPAGKVLVEPMLAEFFAHHPHIHVELVYDDGFVDIVREGFDIGIRNGESLEGDMVAMPLTQDLTMSFGASPAYLQAHGVPQHPDELEHHQCINYRMSSSGAVYKWEFNIDGKLCERAVSGPLTVNHGDTAMRAALDGVGLITGWRESMRGAFHAGQLVEVLKPYWASFPGFYAYYPHRTHLPLKTRIFLDFLVHHVQRNGFSNAADGQWRP
- a CDS encoding (2Fe-2S)-binding protein; its protein translation is MPVKFTLNGKPVSADVDPSTPILWTLRDTLGMTGTKFGCGMAMCGACTVHLNGQAIRSCITPVSAAQGQKVTTIEAQAADKVGKAVEDAWVRHDVAQCGYCQSGQIMSATALLSSNRRPSDADIDAAMAGNICRCGTYARIRAAIHDAAKDLSA
- a CDS encoding xanthine dehydrogenase family protein molybdopterin-binding subunit, which encodes MPIPQHFFADLPKGLRALAADTLDTGSKLERREFLKLATASGFALGIFPAAATAQTRGDEQVAASALKPTQQPSAFVKIGRDGVVTITINRLEFGQGVQTGLPMVLAEELDADWSKVQGVHGNADPAYVDPVMGMHLTGGSTAIKNSYVQYRELGARTRAMLLATAARRWGVDPQSLRTQAGQVIGPKGRKLGYGELADEAMKMPVPQQVVLKDAKDFRIIGRATGRLDARAKSSGRQSYGIDMHLPGMLTAVVAHPPVYGSKIQSVDDAAAKAIKGVRAVLRVPSVWGGELVAVLADGYWPAKQGRDALKVQWDSSAVGKVDSVQQLAQYRELAKRPGAPKFDADVSALGGAAHKISAEYVFPYLAHTPMEPLNCTVRVTGAGKDARVELWLGTQAPGWEVATAARVLGVTPQNVRVNVQMAGGGFGRRANPRSDYVAEACEIAKAARASGIDAPVRMIWSREDDVKGGYYRPMHVHRAEIGFDEKGRVLAWDHVIVGQSLAKGTAFEGFMLKNGVDTTTVEGMKEPYDLPMRLSVHHPELNAPVLWWRSVGSTHTAYVMETLIDEIARAVKKDPVAYRLEQFGERHPRHKAALQLAVEKSGYGKRQLAEGRAWGVAVHQSFDSVVAYVVEASVTEGAPKLHAVTAGVHCNLAVNPRSVEAQVQGGALMGLGMCLPGAAITFKDGQVEQGNFNDYTVARLTDMPAITVHIVPSADAPTGMGEPGVPPLAPAFANAIARLSGHTPRELPFPKA
- a CDS encoding DNA polymerase II codes for the protein MSSPERQGFILTRNWRDTPAGAEFEYWLATDDGPLKVLLTAQTSVAFVESRHRAAVDAQLSTLPGVELRDLSLRSFQQEPVLGIYAKNFRQLRRLERTLQQKDIPLLEADVRPHERYLMERFITAGVTVQGGRTEKNAALLDCRLVPAPDFRPTLKVVSLDIETSQHQDLYSIALDGMAERVVFMLGQPSSEPEPTTGFALVYCSSRQEMIKQLNDWFARNDPDVIVGWNVIQFDLRVLQKTADDCGIPLLPGRERTPIAWRTHPGKQGYLFAPMPGRAVIDGIEALRAAVWSFSSFSLENVSQELLGEGKEIGDEYDKMAEIERRYQQDKPALASYNLRDCELVLRIFEKAKLLQFAMERAHATGLQLDHFGGSIASFSHHYLPRMHRLGYVAPNVGDIQGKSSPGGYVLDSKPGFYDSVVVLDYKSLYPSIIRTFLVDPVGLTEGLHARDSQGLIKGPLSTRFSREKHALPEIVTRLWRARDEAKRAKNEPLSQALKLVMNSFAGVLGASECRFFNPKLISAITLRGHEMVKLTRDLVEQRGYEVIYGDTDSIFIWLKRTHSNEEAHAVAAELARDINAWWTQTLRQEQDLESFLEIEFDTHYKKFFMPTIRGSDIGSKKRYAGLSIDLDGKETMIYRGLEMARSDWTLLARQFQEGLLSRVFQGAPYREFVIEYAQATLAGRKDELLIYRKRLRHRLDAYVSNVPPQVRAARIADEYNDRMGRPRQYQNGGWIQYLMTKNGPEPLEIRRSRIDYEHYLAKQIKPIADSILFPLGEDFTTLTSSQRELFE
- a CDS encoding Zn-dependent hydrolase, with product MQNASTSSPRLALALPPIDGDRLWRRLEDLARFTRPDMPWTRRAFSPEYQAARAWLREELEAAGLQVRLDAAGNLIGRRPGRSDDLKPLATGSHTDTVNAGGRFDGILGVLAGLEVAHALQEADITLKHPFEVIDFLCEEPSDYGISCVGSRAMAGQLSADMLAASDGQGDTLGQALQRLGARPEELSEADRRQQGFAAFVELHIEQGPMLEREGLAIGAVTDIVGIRRAQLYFDGRPDHAGTTPMHERGDALVAAAIVIRQAQRLALQWSRSTTHYVVATVGRLNVSPNASNTVPGQVDMMLEVRSNHAPLLQEFWEILARRCGPAIERLGVHWRVEPRTHVDPVPCAPQITAAVERAARRLGLGCRRMPSGAGHDAMYLAHAGHSGMIFIPCLEGRSHSAVEWASPGQVLAGTQVLAATLLDLDEHMD
- a CDS encoding LysR family transcriptional regulator; translation: MLMQGISETLANAPALTLLRSFCLVVQERSFSQAAELLQLSQPAVSLQVRQLERQLGTRLIERVGRRAVPTAAGQTLLEQLPAVTVALEGLAHALSAHAREVSGQVRIGTGLTVCLYLLPAVLRQIRASHPGIDIVVVTGNTEECVKRVEDNSLDLALVTLPVSRRALLATPVLQDDLVAVARPEMLMSSDAVAARELRSLPQLALQKSASTRGVVDAWLRRAGELPHPQMELDSVEALKEMAAIGLGYAVIPRMAMQGRGARDDLVSRPLTPRLQRTLAMVLRKDKPLSRPLSMVCQSIQEHCAQWLKQAKTCG
- a CDS encoding LysR substrate-binding domain-containing protein, yielding MDTLDLDQLRTLATIARQQSFAAAAVQLGCTQSAITQQMQRLEDKVGHTLFEKQGRQKRLTEHGQRLLGYAQRMLAIHDEAISSLRHHHLEGLVRIGAPHDVADTMLPPVLKEIALKFPGVQIDIHMERSPFLMESLKQGELDLVISNRDDTTFESFALRSSPTVWLCGANYVHDPGKPVPLVLASGPSIFRRLACDALDAADIGWTPRHTCTSLVGIRAALRADLGVTARGVEQLDPGLRVLGSGDGMPPLPDLVYKLYIRSHVVNPITRQVFENLKARMWLPGA